CGGGGGCGATTTCCGGAATCCCGATCCAGTTCAAACGGTATTCGGTATGCGACGATGCTCCGAGTGCGGAAACGGCGACATCGATGAAATAGAATTGGTTTTTCCGAACTTTCACTTTATCGTTGAACAGAACCGTGAAACTTTCCGTGCTTTCCGGGGCGAGCGTGACGTTTCGCCGGCTGTCGCTGTTCCAGCTTGCCGGAAGCCGGAGCACTGTTTCTGTTGCCAGCGGAACCTTCAGCAGGTTCCGCAAATCGACGCGGATTCCCGGCCGACCGCCCTGAAAGAATGCCCGGACCGAACTTGCGACCGGGGACCTGACTGTTCCGGAGCAGCTTTGGAATGCAACCGTTTTTCCCTCCGCCTCCAGCACCGCATCGCAGCGGAACGGCGTCTCTGAAGAGAGCAGGTCCGGCCGGAGTTCCAATTCCAGTTGCCGCCGCTCCTTCGGGCGCAATATAAGCTCCTGCCGCGCCTCCGGGATTTCCCACTGGCGCGAACCCGTAAGCTTCAGCACCGCACGCAGTTCCCGCCTTCCCGGGTTGCAGACCGTCAGGGCAATCCGGTTCGATGTACCCGCAACCGGAGAAACTTCCCCGGCGAACTCCAGCATGGCGGGGAGAAGTTCGAATTTCTTCGGGAGCGTCAAGTAGGAGACGCCGCCGGAGGGAACGCCGACACACCCGTCAACCGGAGTCAGGACGGTCTCCCGGCCGAATCCGTCCGTATGGGTCAGCTGTTTCGAGTCCGTCCGGAAAGTGACGCCTTTTTCACTCCGGTAGATCACCCGGTTCGGGGCGATCCGGTACATTTCGCCGGGTTCGAACGGCAGCGCCCTGACCGGTTCGTTCCCATCCAGCAGCCTCGAAAGCGTGAGGAACATCGGCATGACGGGATTCGGCTGAAACGCGGAAGTCATCATGCCGGTCTCCGCGAATTGCGGAACTTTGGACTGAAATTCGAAATAGAAGCTCTTTTCCACTCCGGCGGCAAAATCCCGGACGGTCTGCAGAATCCGTTCGTCGGCGCTTCCCCAGCCGGATTCCGTATTCCAGAGCGGCTTGCTTCCGAGTCCCGCCTCTTCCAGAATCCGGCGGTGAAGCGGTGCGCTCTTCCCTTGTCCGTAGTGGAAGCTGTAAATATCGAACCAGCTGCCGACGCCGTATCTCATCAACTCTTCTGAGAAGGGGCGCCAGAGCTTCTCTTCTCCGGTCAACCCGGCATGGGAAATTTTTGCCTGCGGCGCATAGCGGCGGATCACCTTGGCGGTGCGCTCCATGTGCGCCGCATAAGCCTGGGCGCCGCCTGACCAGTGGTAAGGAGTATCCGGCTCGTTCCAGATTTCATAGACCGCAATCTGTCTGCCGTGACGTTCGATCAGCTGCCGGTAAAAGCGTTCCCATTCGGCCGGTTCCGGGTTGCCCCCGTATTGATGATAAGGCTGTCGGGCAGCCCATTTGGGAATGTATTGCGTGGTGACGAGCAGCGACATTCCGTTTTGTTCCGCAGCGCGGAACGAACGGTCGGTTCCCTCCCATTTGAACTCTCCCTGCTTCGGTTCGATCCACGACCAGCCCGCATCGGTTCTCAGCCAGCGGATTCCCATTTTGCGCAGCGTGGAGTAGGCCCGCTCCGGATTGTCGTTCCAGAATCCCATCCCGAGACGGGCCTGTTCCGGCGGAGGCTGCGGAACCGGGACGAAATGTCCGCCGGCCGCTTCCGATTCGAAGAGGATTCCACC
The nucleotide sequence above comes from Victivallis lenta. Encoded proteins:
- a CDS encoding beta-galactosidase produces the protein MKITKYPIFLFTLICFGCRLAAANLCEDASQWTLEGKSSDYSRLENAAAHGRNSLRLLYDFKIREGRDLSLIIKPKEPIVLNRDSRLSLWIYDTASAHRFYFMCRDAGGKTALFCYTENDFRSLRHNGWKEYGFSPAVDRCDIWGGNSKENPSLEFPVRLVAFWLDPVNRTRPQGELFLAGLSVDGAEVATRNVPPPFRKPEAGTNRKPVLTISGSGSGTLSWASERQLLRFRFQPGSRKFGTCGEEIAFLDPDGNLLARLLRQVDCDTAFERSIPLPGEVKGFYRIRYRLLRDGGILFESEAAGGHFVPVPQPPPEQARLGMGFWNDNPERAYSTLRKMGIRWLRTDAGWSWIEPKQGEFKWEGTDRSFRAAEQNGMSLLVTTQYIPKWAARQPYHQYGGNPEPAEWERFYRQLIERHGRQIAVYEIWNEPDTPYHWSGGAQAYAAHMERTAKVIRRYAPQAKISHAGLTGEEKLWRPFSEELMRYGVGSWFDIYSFHYGQGKSAPLHRRILEEAGLGSKPLWNTESGWGSADERILQTVRDFAAGVEKSFYFEFQSKVPQFAETGMMTSAFQPNPVMPMFLTLSRLLDGNEPVRALPFEPGEMYRIAPNRVIYRSEKGVTFRTDSKQLTHTDGFGRETVLTPVDGCVGVPSGGVSYLTLPKKFELLPAMLEFAGEVSPVAGTSNRIALTVCNPGRRELRAVLKLTGSRQWEIPEARQELILRPKERRQLELELRPDLLSSETPFRCDAVLEAEGKTVAFQSCSGTVRSPVASSVRAFFQGGRPGIRVDLRNLLKVPLATETVLRLPASWNSDSRRNVTLAPESTESFTVLFNDKVKVRKNQFYFIDVAVSALGASSHTEYRLNWIGIPEIAPGSAREGLPLEAELKERGNYVPDHNILETWLGPDDLSCRFSWGWSPEAIQMRWDVADDRHVSNSEPAFAWSGDSVQFWFDGRLYDLALIGGKSILYCHDGETGRKQMKLDIARNGARTVYDLEIFPEPGEVFRAGMNFSFSFCINDNDGEPTRKGWMYHFAKTGIGGERKNSPQVTLMAK